In Haloarcula salinisoli, one genomic interval encodes:
- a CDS encoding metallophosphoesterase, translating into MTDQQDILVMGDNHGDVDSLDQVIADTQGEQFDFIIHVGDLTNTWFDGIETGVEQLQSVESRLVDLAERANEDLLYIYGNRDHTRGPESEYVYERYELDVGTHIPIDGGITISGQRFTQDPELVSEDDILVTHGECVPMLDHFDGRAYFSGHEHTGRYKGPCLNSAFLYRTDDHGGEPLIGGYFVVTVDDEPPFEVDFRNLARLQKIMCPKHYGRGVLFAPDFHDCQFCYDGELQLMKEMAQSAFYGITHQNEQDAVSEDTLIEYAVGLYENSPSGFEDKFTQYVNELGQHPLDPLRRDDEDRLVRPTD; encoded by the coding sequence ATGACTGACCAACAAGATATTCTGGTAATGGGCGATAATCATGGTGATGTAGACTCATTGGACCAGGTTATAGCAGACACCCAAGGTGAGCAGTTTGATTTTATCATCCACGTAGGAGATCTCACGAACACTTGGTTTGACGGAATAGAGACAGGAGTCGAACAATTACAATCCGTGGAGTCACGCTTGGTGGATTTAGCTGAACGGGCCAATGAAGATCTCCTCTACATCTATGGGAATCGAGACCACACGAGGGGGCCTGAATCAGAATATGTTTACGAGCGGTATGAACTAGATGTTGGAACCCATATACCAATAGACGGAGGCATAACTATCTCAGGGCAGAGATTCACCCAAGACCCGGAACTCGTGAGCGAGGACGATATTCTTGTGACTCACGGCGAGTGCGTGCCGATGCTGGATCACTTCGACGGACGAGCATACTTCTCGGGTCATGAACACACTGGTCGATACAAGGGCCCATGTCTCAATTCGGCCTTCCTCTATCGAACGGACGACCATGGGGGCGAACCGTTGATAGGAGGCTACTTTGTCGTGACTGTCGACGATGAACCACCCTTTGAGGTTGATTTTCGCAATCTCGCCCGGCTACAAAAGATAATGTGCCCCAAGCATTACGGGAGAGGGGTTCTATTTGCGCCAGATTTCCATGACTGTCAATTCTGCTATGACGGTGAACTACAACTTATGAAAGAGATGGCACAGTCTGCTTTCTACGGCATTACTCATCAAAACGAGCAAGATGCTGTCTCGGAAGACACATTAATAGAATATGCTGTTGGTCTGTATGAAAATTCACCTAGTGGTTTTGAAGACAAATTCACCCAATACGTGAATGAGCTGGGTCAGCATCCACTGGACCCTCTCCGTCGAGATGATGAGGACCGATTAGTCCGACCTACGGACTAA
- a CDS encoding DUF6884 domain-containing protein, translated as MSQEIGLVSCVKTKRDEPDAPRNLYTSPYFEKMRDYAEQNHDEWWVLSAKHGLINPDADPIEPYDETLSGARVAKKREWAERVAKQLDGQGLLFEDVTLVLHAGKDYYDELLPLIESAGVTIEIPTEGLAIGEKQAWYKERL; from the coding sequence ATGAGTCAAGAAATTGGCCTCGTTAGTTGTGTCAAGACCAAGCGGGACGAACCCGACGCTCCGCGAAATCTCTACACGTCTCCTTATTTCGAGAAGATGCGAGACTACGCAGAGCAAAACCACGACGAGTGGTGGGTTCTTTCAGCCAAACACGGCCTCATCAATCCTGACGCAGACCCTATCGAACCTTACGACGAGACACTCAGTGGTGCAAGAGTGGCGAAGAAGCGTGAGTGGGCTGAGAGGGTGGCCAAGCAACTAGATGGGCAGGGATTGCTCTTTGAGGATGTTACGCTGGTCCTCCACGCGGGCAAGGACTACTACGATGAACTTCTCCCGCTAATCGAATCCGCAGGAGTCACCATAGAGATACCTACCGAAGGTTTAGCTATTGGAGAGAAGCAGGCATGGTACAAGGAGCGACTATGA
- a CDS encoding transcriptional regulator, whose protein sequence is MKTSILLKSLADDLAEAIPEIDSEAEHSRWQPGLGPFEEERQVEMLRNAVENNTNYSIETERTYPNGDQRVDLFIKSGVTEIPVEAKLLRFRYDNGNIDPNSFAKAFSPFPEQTTSTLLTDAQKVRDADFEEYGGLLGLYYEPTDEPYERMSAKSIGEKFCLDVEYWYDFEVETRNVAHFDGLRHPVHQQGAVITWEIIE, encoded by the coding sequence ATGAAAACGAGCATACTACTAAAATCACTCGCAGATGATTTGGCTGAAGCCATACCTGAAATCGATTCAGAGGCAGAACATAGTCGCTGGCAACCAGGGCTTGGCCCATTCGAAGAAGAGAGACAAGTCGAGATGCTCCGAAATGCTGTAGAAAATAATACTAACTACTCCATCGAGACTGAGCGAACATATCCTAACGGCGACCAGCGAGTAGACCTCTTCATCAAGAGCGGGGTGACAGAAATCCCGGTCGAAGCGAAGCTCCTTCGCTTCCGATATGACAACGGAAATATCGACCCGAACAGCTTTGCCAAAGCATTTAGCCCCTTTCCCGAGCAAACGACTTCGACACTGCTGACCGACGCTCAAAAGGTTCGCGATGCAGACTTTGAGGAGTATGGAGGGTTACTTGGGCTATACTACGAACCGACCGATGAGCCATACGAACGAATGAGTGCGAAAAGTATTGGGGAGAAATTCTGCCTTGATGTGGAATACTGGTATGATTTCGAGGTAGAAACCAGAAATGTGGCTCACTTCGACGGATTACGGCATCCAGTACATCAACAGGGGGCTGTCATCACGTGGGAGATTATAGAATGA
- a CDS encoding DUF7386 family protein has translation MGSTKRTTIRLTDERQRLLEQASAIVAAGPTDDPPNSDVIDAALTHLIESRENLDDAREELDPTTIKLFNTTVVGLRYRTSVESRWR, from the coding sequence ATGGGTTCGACAAAGCGAACGACGATCCGGCTGACCGACGAACGGCAACGATTACTCGAACAGGCGTCGGCGATTGTTGCTGCTGGTCCGACTGACGATCCCCCGAATTCCGATGTTATCGATGCCGCTCTGACTCACCTAATCGAGTCCCGGGAGAACCTCGACGACGCCAGGGAAGAATTGGACCCGACCACGATCAAGCTCTTCAACACCACTGTGGTCGGATTGCGATACCGGACCTCGGTTGAGAGCCGATGGCGGTAA
- a CDS encoding DNA cytosine methyltransferase, translating to MRLPFPIERLGLNLRRVTIIGMYPEFTKKVTLPANSKFRVASVFSGAGGLDLGFALPSIFQTVFHLDNDSTAIRTLRENKEEWFDAEATIVNRDIVEFVKELQDGTAEANLDVDPDILVGGPPCQPFSAAARRTGGTNGTESEEGRLFLAYCDLLEEWEPSAFLFENVYGITSNDEDWEPIKQAFENAGYKVKPKTLDTADYGVPQHRIRTFIVGVRKESNRGYHFPKPTHGPESDGGPTLNTAGDALSGLTVDVCGDKYSMNSKHADLLPEVPPGLNYSFFTEKLGHPNPRFAWRSRFSDFLYKAIPSEPVRTLKAQPGGANGPFHWDNRRFTESELKRLQSFPDNYQLAGSYSKVVRQIGNSVPPRMACVLARSMAAQLFDWIPEMEWESPFLPYQSLSERAVPDQLSDNAELNFRSRKRTPLKVRTQRAQKRLGDRAEINKEVDPEWITPREYEFDLGGIIELLEEGSFYEELRERQYLVNSQVANGTHSVDITGVNDTSGGTIELKLVSDEGYLLPAIEAAEIKVVAEGVEVPDLFSIWAVLIEDIRARTDYEQLMSVVGHYSCAPSNFSTHISFNGISASPLRQVAEFFSSENHCNRYFTISEIADSAGIPRPALVNTLEKLRELRYDIRTPSTHSNIQNSESGAPEVLCTYPFPNLVSASPFDMGAELTEIRTHIQEDVLTGKMPTTSE from the coding sequence ATGCGTCTGCCTTTCCCGATTGAAAGGTTGGGATTGAATCTGAGGAGAGTAACAATTATTGGTATGTATCCAGAGTTTACTAAAAAGGTGACGTTGCCCGCCAATTCGAAGTTCCGAGTAGCAAGCGTGTTTTCAGGAGCCGGAGGGCTCGACCTTGGTTTCGCCCTGCCCTCCATATTTCAAACTGTATTTCACCTCGATAATGATTCGACTGCGATCAGAACACTTCGGGAGAACAAGGAGGAATGGTTCGATGCAGAAGCGACCATCGTCAATCGGGACATCGTAGAGTTCGTAAAAGAACTCCAGGATGGGACGGCCGAGGCTAACCTTGATGTAGACCCTGACATACTCGTCGGTGGCCCACCTTGCCAGCCGTTCTCTGCCGCCGCCCGCAGAACGGGGGGTACAAACGGTACAGAGAGTGAGGAGGGACGATTGTTTCTGGCCTACTGCGATTTACTTGAGGAGTGGGAACCCTCTGCGTTTCTCTTCGAGAACGTCTACGGAATAACCTCAAATGATGAGGATTGGGAACCGATCAAACAAGCCTTCGAAAATGCGGGTTACAAGGTGAAACCCAAAACTCTGGACACTGCCGATTATGGTGTTCCTCAACACCGGATAAGAACGTTCATAGTAGGAGTTAGAAAAGAATCGAACCGCGGATACCACTTTCCGAAGCCAACACATGGCCCAGAATCTGACGGGGGGCCTACGCTAAACACAGCCGGAGACGCGTTGTCAGGCCTCACAGTTGACGTGTGTGGTGATAAGTACTCGATGAATTCGAAACATGCCGACTTGTTGCCAGAAGTTCCTCCAGGCCTCAATTACAGCTTCTTCACTGAGAAGCTGGGCCATCCTAATCCAAGATTCGCTTGGAGGTCGAGGTTCTCGGACTTCCTCTACAAGGCGATTCCGAGTGAGCCGGTTAGAACATTAAAAGCTCAACCCGGGGGAGCAAATGGACCGTTCCATTGGGACAACAGACGTTTCACCGAGTCAGAATTGAAACGATTGCAGTCTTTCCCCGATAATTACCAGTTGGCTGGAAGCTACTCGAAGGTAGTTAGGCAGATTGGCAATTCAGTCCCGCCAAGGATGGCGTGCGTCCTCGCACGCAGTATGGCTGCGCAACTGTTTGACTGGATTCCGGAAATGGAGTGGGAAAGTCCCTTCCTTCCGTACCAGTCTCTGTCTGAACGGGCTGTTCCTGATCAACTTTCCGATAATGCCGAACTAAACTTCCGGAGCAGGAAGCGCACTCCGTTGAAGGTACGTACTCAGCGAGCTCAGAAGCGGCTCGGTGACCGAGCGGAGATTAATAAAGAGGTTGACCCAGAATGGATTACTCCTCGAGAGTATGAATTTGATTTGGGGGGCATAATTGAACTACTTGAGGAGGGATCATTTTATGAGGAGTTGCGAGAACGTCAGTATCTAGTAAATTCTCAGGTGGCCAATGGAACTCACTCGGTGGATATAACTGGTGTGAATGACACCTCCGGAGGAACGATTGAACTCAAGCTAGTATCCGACGAGGGTTATCTCTTACCTGCTATTGAGGCTGCTGAAATCAAAGTAGTAGCTGAGGGTGTCGAAGTGCCAGATTTATTCTCGATTTGGGCGGTTCTGATAGAGGACATCAGAGCACGTACTGATTATGAGCAACTAATGAGTGTTGTCGGGCACTATTCTTGTGCCCCTAGCAATTTCTCAACCCATATCTCGTTCAACGGGATATCTGCAAGCCCATTACGCCAGGTTGCAGAATTCTTCTCGAGCGAAAACCACTGCAATCGATACTTCACTATCAGTGAAATCGCGGATAGTGCGGGTATACCGCGGCCAGCGCTGGTAAATACATTGGAAAAACTGCGGGAACTGCGATACGATATCAGAACCCCCTCTACTCACTCTAACATTCAAAACTCTGAGTCTGGTGCCCCAGAGGTTCTCTGTACATATCCATTCCCGAACTTGGTTTCCGCCTCACCATTCGATATGGGTGCCGAGTTGACAGAAATTCGAACTCACATTCAGGAGGACGTACTAACCGGAAAAATGCCCACCACATCGGAGTAA
- a CDS encoding SOS response-associated peptidase family protein produces MGFIREWAEDHDDVPTQINARSKTFVEKPMFREAFDDSRCLIPYGFDG; encoded by the coding sequence GTGGGGTTCATCCGCGAATGGGCTGAGGACCACGACGACGTGCCGACGCAAATCAACGCCCGAAGCAAGACTTTCGTGGAGAAGCCGATGTTCAGGGAAGCCTTCGACGACAGCCGATGCCTGATCCCCTACGGGTTCGACGGATAG
- a CDS encoding phospholipase D-like domain-containing protein, which translates to MVDYGGPMDRELLVETASAFLNLSGSYDYEVVGTTLRYLQQQNTNVSVDGLRAEVEIKAPNHELEQLLDHLRYHRYIGSDAVRTRTRALPTIGYTAELLQQRQEISPPVDLLATFPDDDALSTDGFNDLLTGVLDIIKNASSHVWIVSPFLSAEAFERLRPALLSAVDRGSSISLVTRYLTYGGQDGEFNREFTHHLLDSPCGNNVRLYEYINDESWSTFHAKVVATDQEEAYLGTANVTGQGFLSNLELGVRFERAAARELIGLLESLRDSEHFHNVERVAGGFDRKQISSNRD; encoded by the coding sequence ATGGTTGATTATGGCGGACCGATGGATAGAGAGCTGCTTGTTGAAACGGCGTCAGCATTTCTGAATCTCTCTGGATCATACGACTACGAAGTCGTTGGAACCACTCTCCGATATCTTCAACAGCAAAATACGAATGTAAGCGTCGATGGCCTGCGCGCCGAAGTCGAAATCAAGGCTCCTAATCATGAACTAGAACAGTTGCTCGATCACCTCCGTTATCACAGATACATTGGTTCAGATGCAGTTCGTACACGAACTCGTGCCCTCCCGACAATAGGTTACACCGCGGAGCTGCTCCAGCAGCGCCAGGAGATCTCACCCCCTGTCGATTTGTTAGCAACCTTTCCTGACGATGATGCACTTTCCACAGACGGCTTCAATGACCTACTCACAGGCGTATTAGACATAATCAAGAATGCATCTTCGCACGTCTGGATTGTTAGCCCATTTCTTTCTGCTGAAGCTTTTGAGCGGTTGCGACCTGCATTGTTGTCAGCAGTCGACCGTGGCAGTTCGATATCTCTAGTAACGCGATATCTCACCTATGGTGGGCAAGATGGAGAATTCAACCGGGAATTCACCCACCATTTGCTAGATTCTCCTTGTGGTAACAACGTCAGACTATATGAATATATCAACGATGAGAGCTGGTCAACTTTCCATGCCAAGGTCGTGGCTACTGATCAGGAGGAGGCTTATCTCGGAACTGCAAACGTAACCGGGCAAGGCTTTCTTTCAAATCTAGAGCTGGGAGTTAGGTTCGAAAGAGCTGCCGCCAGGGAACTAATTGGGTTGCTCGAATCGCTTCGGGATTCAGAACATTTCCACAACGTCGAACGAGTAGCCGGCGGATTCGATCGTAAGCAGATATCTTCTAATCGTGATTAA
- a CDS encoding DEAD/DEAH box helicase family protein produces MSNFKGGNTAERSIGTALAERTLQQVRGHHQPYCVSEEPKRAYYISNLTPPSDDEESTKSAEIKPNSIGLDFQPIATQYPILLEFEVYYQTYPTYSEYRDLTATEEEGDDTAERQNSSANSYAFDDPFYRRVDVAFETEISLESLQADAAQITQQLHAELEDALEKASRITQPTTTTLDPKESDLELHNLTESGYQDAVDRLRHHPIGNLTWPIEFTAEKSEDQLRLRLELNSFGDRFSIPHRGEGTPELIWDPNADAREPKEECVFNPVIEVAGPVAAYELDLVPEDYRFSQEVWAKGHNCSVGNQAIEKSSELDSDIEAPTGWFKLQTTAVPTASVYEFDFRDTHDTRFLTLAGTTGNGTIEALRSIARGMRSYHNDWTGTRKAEFEETHSPQEVRAFEDDAEAFRDVEIDRFEAGIEMLADDDEAKRAFQLMNRVNHRVHSELATDEGFDGWRLFQLVYIVSNLPDIVARDPADRRNKYETDFSDDADVLWFPTGGGKTEAYLGIVLTTLFFDRIRGKDRGVSAWIRFPLRLLSSQQKSRFLKALLVAEEFRRADGEPDSEEFGLNGIGDEFSLGFFVGGQDTPNSIGEDKRKLYLSRQQAVRNDCQVVSACPLCNSEVRVEFDEARNLVEHFCTGDDCVGRLPLYVVDHDVYRYLPSVLLGSLDKVSVMGFQPRFANIFGNMTSQCSVHGPGYSDRCPEKDICEESDNLSELDPGTRADRDALYFDPIPSLHLIDEVHLLNEELGTFAGHYETAYLEFCKLASAWQDQDEPSIEGGVEPKVLTSTATISKYKRQIQNLFQKDAVRFPQDGPELRETYYGELSESEVEREFGGVTPNNRTHLYAVLDFIKQYHENIRDYQDATPGEVVRDIIKTSYSLRSGTSKSEIVESKINNLVNEADWADSFDAETQTDILDKYETSLVYFTNKREKDTYRNSIGKQIADEMASEGYNRPLNIQQLTADTQGTGVLDTLLDPPEEFENRTDTIPCTSFVGHGIDNPRFNFMVFFGYPSQTFQYIQASSRVGRSSGTPGFVIDFFRPFDQRDRHRYKYFETLHEHLDRSVEPVAIDRWAKFGAEQTFPGILKSILLQYYRPKYYWDSTDGERSMYVNDDGEEERLNVQTADHFYEIMHRDSKYPDVTKEKTIEMVKRLYGTDTATRSINHIRTYLESETRRLWAIWNNELGSEMNTPGFPRDEGPMRNLRDIGDQGSVRPFDDTNDFLDALVRGGQ; encoded by the coding sequence AGAACAGCAGTGCGAATTCGTATGCGTTTGATGACCCGTTCTACCGACGGGTAGATGTTGCATTTGAGACTGAAATCAGTCTCGAATCGCTTCAAGCTGATGCAGCCCAAATAACTCAACAATTACATGCTGAACTTGAAGATGCGCTTGAGAAGGCGAGTAGGATTACACAGCCGACAACCACGACCTTAGATCCTAAGGAGAGTGATTTAGAGTTACACAATCTCACCGAATCCGGTTATCAGGATGCAGTAGACCGACTGCGGCACCATCCAATCGGCAATCTCACGTGGCCGATCGAGTTCACAGCAGAGAAATCCGAGGATCAACTTCGGCTACGGTTGGAACTCAACTCATTTGGAGATCGATTCAGCATCCCACATAGAGGCGAGGGAACGCCCGAATTGATCTGGGATCCTAATGCAGATGCACGCGAACCCAAAGAGGAGTGTGTATTTAACCCAGTCATCGAAGTCGCTGGCCCAGTAGCAGCGTACGAACTTGATCTAGTCCCGGAAGATTACCGGTTTAGTCAGGAGGTCTGGGCGAAGGGTCACAACTGTTCTGTGGGTAACCAGGCTATTGAGAAATCGTCAGAGTTGGATAGTGACATAGAGGCGCCGACTGGATGGTTCAAACTCCAAACGACGGCTGTCCCTACAGCGAGTGTCTATGAATTCGATTTCAGGGACACACATGATACTCGCTTCTTGACGTTAGCTGGCACTACCGGCAACGGGACGATCGAGGCGCTCCGATCGATTGCCCGCGGGATGCGAAGCTATCACAATGATTGGACAGGGACTCGGAAAGCAGAATTCGAGGAAACCCATTCCCCTCAAGAAGTTAGAGCATTTGAAGACGACGCCGAGGCATTCCGTGACGTAGAGATCGATCGCTTTGAGGCCGGTATTGAGATGTTGGCTGATGATGACGAAGCGAAAAGGGCATTCCAGTTAATGAATCGAGTAAACCATCGAGTCCATAGTGAACTCGCAACCGATGAAGGATTCGATGGTTGGCGGCTCTTTCAACTCGTTTATATTGTTTCTAATCTACCTGATATTGTCGCTCGTGATCCTGCAGACCGTCGAAATAAGTACGAAACAGACTTCAGCGATGATGCTGATGTACTATGGTTCCCAACTGGGGGTGGGAAAACAGAGGCATATCTCGGAATTGTCCTTACTACGCTATTCTTTGACCGTATTCGAGGAAAGGACCGTGGTGTCTCCGCTTGGATCCGATTCCCCCTTAGATTACTTTCGTCTCAGCAGAAATCTCGGTTCCTAAAGGCTCTCCTGGTTGCAGAAGAGTTCCGCCGAGCGGACGGCGAACCAGATTCTGAAGAGTTTGGATTGAATGGAATCGGGGATGAGTTCTCCCTCGGGTTCTTCGTCGGGGGTCAAGATACACCCAATTCTATCGGTGAGGACAAAAGAAAACTATATTTATCTCGGCAGCAGGCTGTGAGAAATGATTGTCAGGTTGTGTCAGCCTGCCCTCTATGTAACTCTGAGGTCAGAGTTGAGTTTGACGAAGCAAGAAATCTAGTAGAACACTTCTGTACCGGGGATGATTGTGTTGGGCGTCTCCCGCTTTATGTCGTCGATCATGACGTGTATCGCTATCTACCATCAGTTCTGCTTGGATCTCTTGATAAGGTCTCTGTCATGGGATTCCAGCCCCGGTTTGCGAATATTTTCGGCAATATGACTTCCCAGTGTTCTGTTCACGGGCCAGGTTATAGTGATCGATGTCCAGAAAAGGATATCTGTGAAGAGTCGGACAATCTGTCGGAGTTAGATCCTGGAACAAGGGCCGACCGGGATGCCCTATATTTTGATCCTATTCCGTCTCTCCACCTCATTGACGAGGTGCATCTGTTGAATGAAGAACTTGGAACATTTGCCGGCCACTACGAAACAGCATACTTGGAATTCTGTAAGCTGGCCAGTGCTTGGCAAGACCAAGATGAGCCAAGCATTGAGGGTGGGGTTGAGCCGAAAGTTCTCACCTCAACAGCGACAATCTCTAAATACAAACGCCAGATTCAAAATCTATTCCAGAAGGACGCAGTTCGCTTTCCTCAGGACGGACCTGAACTTCGAGAAACGTACTACGGTGAGCTTAGCGAAAGCGAAGTCGAGCGAGAGTTTGGTGGCGTCACACCGAACAATCGAACCCACCTCTATGCTGTTCTTGACTTTATTAAGCAGTACCACGAGAATATTCGGGACTACCAGGACGCGACTCCAGGAGAGGTGGTTCGAGATATAATAAAAACGTCGTATAGTCTCCGTTCAGGAACGTCCAAATCCGAGATCGTAGAATCTAAAATCAATAATCTTGTTAACGAAGCGGATTGGGCAGACTCATTTGATGCAGAAACTCAGACCGATATTCTGGATAAGTATGAAACGTCTCTTGTCTACTTCACAAATAAGCGCGAGAAGGACACATATCGGAATAGCATCGGAAAGCAAATTGCCGATGAAATGGCTTCAGAGGGCTACAATCGACCTCTCAATATCCAACAATTGACCGCTGATACACAGGGGACAGGAGTACTTGATACGCTCCTTGATCCTCCTGAAGAATTCGAAAACCGGACTGACACTATCCCGTGTACGTCATTTGTTGGTCACGGTATCGATAATCCCAGATTTAATTTCATGGTCTTCTTTGGGTATCCATCACAAACTTTCCAGTATATTCAAGCATCTTCTCGTGTCGGACGCTCCAGTGGGACCCCCGGATTTGTTATCGACTTTTTCAGACCGTTTGATCAGCGAGACCGCCATCGATACAAGTACTTTGAGACACTCCATGAGCATCTTGATCGCTCGGTTGAGCCGGTTGCAATCGACCGATGGGCCAAATTTGGTGCAGAGCAGACCTTCCCAGGAATTCTCAAGAGTATCCTCCTGCAATACTACCGTCCAAAATACTACTGGGATTCGACTGATGGAGAGCGATCAATGTACGTCAATGACGATGGCGAAGAAGAGCGATTGAATGTTCAGACAGCAGATCACTTCTATGAGATAATGCATCGTGATTCGAAATACCCGGATGTCACCAAAGAAAAGACTATTGAGATGGTTAAACGGCTCTACGGGACTGATACGGCAACACGTTCTATTAATCATATTCGGACATACCTAGAATCGGAAACACGGCGTCTGTGGGCAATCTGGAACAATGAACTCGGAAGTGAGATGAATACTCCTGGATTTCCTCGGGATGAAGGGCCCATGCGTAACCTACGGGACATCGGTGATCAAGGGTCTGTTCGACCGTTCGACGACACAAATGATTTCCTCGACGCACTCGTACGAGGTGGGCAATAA